The DNA region GCCCGCCGAGGCGGCTTCGCGCTCGTCGCCCTCGCCGGACAGGCCGGCGGCCTGGTCTTCTCGCTGGCGCTCGCCCCGCTGACGGCGGCCCCCGCGCCCACGGCGGGCGACCTCGCCTGGGGCGGCCTCTCCGGCGCGGGCACCGGCCTCGGAATGGTCTTCCTCTACCGGGGCCTGAGCCGGGGCGCGATGAGCGTCGTCGTCCCGGTCAGCGCCGTCGGAGGCGTGACGCTTCCCGTGCTGGCAGGTGTCGTCGTGCTGGGCGACCGGCCCGGCGGACTGCCGTGGCTGGGCATCCTGACCGCCGTGCCCGCCCTGTGGCTGGTCTCGCGCGACGGCCCGGCCCACGCCGCGTCTCCCGCCGCGAAAGGCGCCTCCCTGGACGGTCTGATCGCGGGCGCGGGGATCGCCCTCCAGTACATGGCCCTGTCGCAGGCCGGCCACGGCTCCGGGATCTGGCCCGTCGCCACGGGCCGGGTCACGGCACTAGCGGTGATCGTGCCCGTGGTGCTGCTGTCGGGCACACGGCTCGGAGGGCCGCCCAGGCGGCGGGCACTGACGGTTCCGCAGGCGGCGGGTGCGGCGGCGACCGGCGCCGTGGCGGCGCTCGCCCTGGTGCTGTACCTGCTGGCCGTGCGGGAGCAGATCGTCACCGTCGCCGTCGTGCTCTCCTCGCTGTATCCCGTGATCCCCGTACTCCTCGGGCTCACGGTCCTCGGCGAACGCCCCTCCCGGCTTCAGACCGCCGGCCTGCTCTGCGCGGCTGCGGCGGTGGTCCTGCTCACCGCAGACTGAAAGGCCCGCCCCCATCCCGAGTCCGCACGCGAGGGCCCGTACCCCAGGCCGTACGCCCGGGATCGCACGCCGCGAACACCGCGCCCCCACCGCCCGCCGACGTGTCGTACGGCCGTACGAGGGAACCCCGAACCGGAAGCTTGACGCAGTCGACACAGCGTGGCCCGGCGACGTCGGGTCAGCGGGACGGATACCTATGACCAGCGGGTACATGGGTCCCGAGGACTTCGGCAGGGACCCGTTCGGAGACTTCATCGCGCGCTTTCTCGGCGGCACGGGCTCGCCCGGCGGCGGCAGGCGAGACCCCCGCTACTACGACTTCCTCCGGCTGATGAGCGAACCGGCCAGGCAGTTGGTCTCCGAGGCCGCCTCCTACGCGGCGGAGCACGGCAGCAGCGATCTCGACACCGAGCATCTGCTGCGTGCCGCGCTCACCACCGAACCGACCCGGACGATGATCACCAGGGCCGGCGCCGACGCCGACACCCTCGCCCGGAACATCGACCGCGAGGTCGGGGACGGCACGCCCCGCAAGTCCATCTCCGTAAGCCCCGCCGTCAAGCGCGCCCTGCTCGACGCCCACGACATCGCCCGCACCAGGGGTGCCTCCTACATCGGCAGCGAGCACGTGCTGATCGCCCTCGCCGCCAACCGGGACTCCACGGCCGGGCAGATCCTCAACGCGGCGCACTTCGACCCCCGTTCGGCATCCTCCGGCTATCCGCCCGGGCACCCCGGCCAGGGCGGCCCCGGAATCCCCGGCGGGCAGGGCGCGGGCGGCGAGGCGGCACCCGGCCGGGGACCGCAGGGCAAACCCCGCAGTGAGACGCCCAACCTCGACAAGTACGGCACCGACCTGACCGAGATGGCACGCGACGGCCGCATCGACCCCGTCATCGGCCGCGACGAGGAGATCGAGCAGACCATCGAGATCCTCGCCAGGCGCGGCAAGAACAACCCCGTGCTCATCGGCGAGGCAGGAGTCGGCAAGACCGCCATCGTGGAGGGACTCGCCCAGCGCATCATGGACGGCGACGTGCCGGACAACCTGCTGGGCCGCCGCGTCGTACAGCTCGACGTGTCGGGCGTCGTCGCAGGCACCCGCTACCGCGGCGACTTCGAGGAACGCCTCCAGGGCATCATCGACGAAATCCGCGAACACTCCGAGAAGTTGATCATCTTCATCGACGAGCTGCACACCGTCGTCGGCGCCGGAGGCGGAGGCACCGAAGGCGGCTCGATGGACGCGGGCAACATGCTCAAGCCGCCGCTCTCCCGCGGTGAGCTGCACGTCATCGGCGCCACCACCCTCGAGGAACACCGCCGCCACATCGAGAAGGACGCGGCACTCGCACGGCGCTTCCAGCCCGTCCTCGTACCCGAGCCGAGCGTGCCCGACGCCGTGGAGATCCTGCGCGGACTGCGCGACCGCTACGAGGCACACCACCAGGTCCGCTACACCGGCGACGCGCTGATCGCCGCCGTCGAACTCTCCGACCGCTACCTCACCGGCCGCTACCTCCCCGACAAGGCCATCGACCTCCTCGACCAGGCGGGGGCCCGCGTGAGGCTGCGTACCGCGACCCGCGGCACCGACGTGAAGGCACTGGAACGCGAGGCCGAGCAGATCCACCGCGACAAGGACCAGGCCGTCGCCGCCGAGGACTACGAACGCGCCACACAGCTACGGGACCGGCTCGCCGAGGTCGAGAAGGAGATCAGCCGCGACGAGCGCAACCGCCAGCCCAACGGCCGCATCGCCGAGGTCACCGTCGAGGACATCGCCGACATCGTCTCCCGCCAGACCGGCATCCCCGTCAGCAACCTCACCCAGGAGGAGAAGGAACGCCTCCTGGGCATGGAAGACCGCCTGCGTGAACGCGTCATCGGCCAGGACGAGGCGGTCGCCGCCGTCGCCGACGCCGTGCTGCGCTCCCGCGCCGGACTCTCCAGCCCGTCCAGGCCCATCGGCAGCTTCCTCTTCCTCGGCCCCACCGGCGTCGGCAAGACCGAACTCGCCCGCGCCCTCGCGGAGTCGCTGTTCGGCTCCGACGACCGGATGGTGCGGCTCGACATGAGCGAATACCAGGAGCGGCACACCGTCAGCCGCCTCGTCGGCGCCCCTCCCGGCTACGTAGGCCACGAGGACGCCGGGCAGCTCACCGAGACCGTCCGCCGCAACCCGTACTCGCTGCTGCTGCTCGACGAGATCGAGAAGGCACACGCCGACGTCTTCAACATGCTGCTCCAAGTCCTCGACGACGGGCGCCTCACCGACTCCCAGGGCCGCACCGTCGACTTCACCAACACCGTCGTCGTGATGACCAGCAACCTCGGCTCCGAGGCGATCACCGGACGCGGCGCCGGAATCGGCTTCGGCGGCGGCGACGAGGAAGACGAGGAGGACGCACGCCGCGAACGCGTGATGCGCCCGCTGCGGGAGCACTTCAGGCCGGAGTTCCTCAACCGCATCGACGAGATCGTCATCTTCCGCAGGCTCTCCGACGAGCAACTGCGCACCATCACCGACATGCTGCTCGACGAGACCCGCCACCGCGTCCACGCGCAGGACCTCACCATCGACTTCGCGCCCGCCGCCGTCGACTGGCTCGTGCAGCGCGGCTACCAACCCGAATACGGGGCACGGCCGTTGCGCCGCACCATCCAGCGGGAAGTGGACAACAAGCTCTCGCGGATGCTGCTCAGCGGCGAACTGAAGCCGCACACCGGGCTGCTGGTCGACGTCGAGGGCGACGAGCTGGTCTTCCACGCCGACGGCGCGGAAGCCGCCGCGGACCAGGGCGGAATGGAATCCCGCAGCCGCCGCGGCGGCGAGGGTGGGGACGGCGGCGCGGAGGAAGGGTAGTAGTGCCCTGAGGGCGACTACCGGCGGCCGTAGGGTCGTTGACCGACCGGCTCACTGAACGGCCGAGCCGCCCCGCCGACTGCGGGCTGCCGGTGCAGTTGCCTGCCGACGCTGACCGACGCCCGACGACCGCTGCCCCGTGCCCGACGGCCAATGCCCGATGCCCGATGCTCGACGACCGATTGAAAGTCCCACGACGACAGGGGCCCGTGGCCCGCTGCCGAGGAGGCGACGATGCCGCTGACCTTCCGCCGGAGCTTCCGGGTGCTGCCCGGCGTCCGGCTGAACATCAACCGCAGGTCGTGGTCGGTGACCACCGGCGGCCGGTGGGGACCGCGCCGCACCTTCAGCTCCACCGGACGCCGCACGACGTCGATGGACCTGCCGGGCCCCCTGGGCTACCGGCACACCTCGACCCGCGGCAGCCGCCTGCGCAGCAGTACCCGCACGGGAGGCCGGATCGTGCCCCGCATCCTGGGAAGGCTCAGCGGCCGGAGCCGCCGCGGCTGACCGGCACCGGCCGCGGGCATCGCGGCAGCCGCATCAACGCCGCCGCTGCGCCCCGGGGATCTCCCCGGTCTCGATGACCGTACGCACTATCTCGCGCAGCTTGATGTTCCGGTCCTGGGAGCTCTTCCGCAGCACGGCGAACGCCTGCTCCTCGTCGAGCTTGTAGCGCTCCATGACGATGCCGATGGCCTCGCCGATGCTGTGCCGCGACTCCATCGCCGCATGCAGCTGCGCATGCGTACGGGCACTCGAGAAGGCGACCGCGGCGTGCGAGGCGAGCAGCCAGCCGATGTGCTCGGAACGCTTGGTGAAGGCGTTCGGTGTGGAGGAGTACAGGTCGAGAGCGCCGAGTTCGTCGTCCTCGGTGTAGAGCAGGAAGCCCATCATGCTTCCGACGCCCAGCTTCCGCGCCTCAGGGGCGTAACGGGGCCAGCGTCTGACGGTCTCCGTCATGTCCCCGATGCGGTAGACCTCCTCCGGCATGCGGGCGGCGTCGAAGCACGGGCCCTCGCACAG from Streptomyces marispadix includes:
- a CDS encoding EamA family transporter, with translation MTGALPALASAACYGIADFTGGLLARRGGFALVALAGQAGGLVFSLALAPLTAAPAPTAGDLAWGGLSGAGTGLGMVFLYRGLSRGAMSVVVPVSAVGGVTLPVLAGVVVLGDRPGGLPWLGILTAVPALWLVSRDGPAHAASPAAKGASLDGLIAGAGIALQYMALSQAGHGSGIWPVATGRVTALAVIVPVVLLSGTRLGGPPRRRALTVPQAAGAAATGAVAALALVLYLLAVREQIVTVAVVLSSLYPVIPVLLGLTVLGERPSRLQTAGLLCAAAAVVLLTAD
- a CDS encoding ATP-dependent Clp protease ATP-binding subunit; this encodes MTSGYMGPEDFGRDPFGDFIARFLGGTGSPGGGRRDPRYYDFLRLMSEPARQLVSEAASYAAEHGSSDLDTEHLLRAALTTEPTRTMITRAGADADTLARNIDREVGDGTPRKSISVSPAVKRALLDAHDIARTRGASYIGSEHVLIALAANRDSTAGQILNAAHFDPRSASSGYPPGHPGQGGPGIPGGQGAGGEAAPGRGPQGKPRSETPNLDKYGTDLTEMARDGRIDPVIGRDEEIEQTIEILARRGKNNPVLIGEAGVGKTAIVEGLAQRIMDGDVPDNLLGRRVVQLDVSGVVAGTRYRGDFEERLQGIIDEIREHSEKLIIFIDELHTVVGAGGGGTEGGSMDAGNMLKPPLSRGELHVIGATTLEEHRRHIEKDAALARRFQPVLVPEPSVPDAVEILRGLRDRYEAHHQVRYTGDALIAAVELSDRYLTGRYLPDKAIDLLDQAGARVRLRTATRGTDVKALEREAEQIHRDKDQAVAAEDYERATQLRDRLAEVEKEISRDERNRQPNGRIAEVTVEDIADIVSRQTGIPVSNLTQEEKERLLGMEDRLRERVIGQDEAVAAVADAVLRSRAGLSSPSRPIGSFLFLGPTGVGKTELARALAESLFGSDDRMVRLDMSEYQERHTVSRLVGAPPGYVGHEDAGQLTETVRRNPYSLLLLDEIEKAHADVFNMLLQVLDDGRLTDSQGRTVDFTNTVVVMTSNLGSEAITGRGAGIGFGGGDEEDEEDARRERVMRPLREHFRPEFLNRIDEIVIFRRLSDEQLRTITDMLLDETRHRVHAQDLTIDFAPAAVDWLVQRGYQPEYGARPLRRTIQREVDNKLSRMLLSGELKPHTGLLVDVEGDELVFHADGAEAAADQGGMESRSRRGGEGGDGGAEEG
- a CDS encoding DUF4236 domain-containing protein, yielding MPLTFRRSFRVLPGVRLNINRRSWSVTTGGRWGPRRTFSSTGRRTTSMDLPGPLGYRHTSTRGSRLRSSTRTGGRIVPRILGRLSGRSRRG
- a CDS encoding GAF and ANTAR domain-containing protein; the protein is MARDLLAQRSVQKTLDRVVAHAVELVPGCEAAGVMTVESKQVRTLARTSEMVQESDRIQGELCEGPCFDAARMPEEVYRIGDMTETVRRWPRYAPEARKLGVGSMMGFLLYTEDDELGALDLYSSTPNAFTKRSEHIGWLLASHAAVAFSSARTHAQLHAAMESRHSIGEAIGIVMERYKLDEEQAFAVLRKSSQDRNIKLREIVRTVIETGEIPGAQRRR